Proteins found in one bacterium genomic segment:
- a CDS encoding ATP-binding cassette domain-containing protein, translating into MNTLLSAEGISKSFGSTPILSGISLSIAAGEPVGLFGPNGSGKTTLVNILSGLLLPDTGTVRFDGAEITRLPLDARYRLGIARTFQIPHPYPALSVREAVHVALAVNTGNRTEGSVPRETMEEPTEELLARTGLFNQRFVPCAQLSQGCLRRLEFARALACRPKLLILDEIFSALSAADEGDLMALLRAANRDEGTAFLLVSHNPPLLKALCRRILVLEEGRIVRERTF; encoded by the coding sequence TTGAACACGCTGCTGTCGGCGGAAGGGATCTCGAAATCGTTCGGATCCACCCCGATCCTCTCCGGGATCTCCCTGTCGATCGCCGCGGGGGAACCGGTGGGGCTGTTCGGCCCGAACGGGTCGGGGAAGACCACGCTCGTCAACATCCTCTCGGGGCTTCTTTTGCCCGACACGGGCACGGTCCGGTTCGACGGCGCGGAGATCACCCGGCTTCCCCTCGACGCCCGGTACCGTCTCGGAATCGCGCGGACCTTCCAGATCCCCCACCCGTATCCCGCCCTGTCCGTCCGCGAGGCGGTACACGTCGCCCTCGCGGTGAACACCGGGAACCGGACGGAAGGGTCCGTGCCCCGGGAGACGATGGAAGAACCGACCGAAGAGCTCCTCGCCCGCACGGGACTGTTCAACCAGCGGTTCGTGCCGTGCGCCCAGCTGTCCCAGGGGTGCCTCCGCCGCCTCGAGTTCGCACGGGCGCTGGCGTGCCGGCCGAAACTGCTGATCCTCGACGAGATCTTCTCCGCCCTCTCCGCCGCGGACGAGGGGGACCTGATGGCGCTGCTGCGCGCGGCGAACCGCGACGAGGGGACGGCGTTCCTGCTGGTTTCCCATAACCCGCCGCTGCTGAAGGCGCTTTGCAGGCGCATCCTCGTGCTCGAGGAGGGACGGATCGTCCGGGAGAGGACTTTCTGA